From the genome of Podospora bellae-mahoneyi strain CBS 112042 chromosome 2, whole genome shotgun sequence:
TTGCTGGGCTGTCTACACCACTTGATCAATTTACAGAGGGAATAAATCATCCAAGAGCCGTCAACCATGGTTGCCATTGATCCGAGCCCAAACAAAGTCTTGGATACTAGAATCAAATATCGGATAGGCGAACTGTCAAGCTCAGACTATGTATCATCTACAAGCACTGCAAGCCCGGATAGTGGATAGTTGAAGCTGAGATCTTATATTGGGAGTGGCATCATGGTGTTGCTTCAAGATATGTGACAAATCACTCTTTTAGAAATCTCTTGCCCGTGTGGCTCTTGTAATCATGAATCTCTAGATATCACCGGCCACACCCTCTCTTACAAGCCTTTACCCACAGCAAAACCACCAAGCAAGATGAATCCAAACGTCTCCACTTCGAAGGAACAACATCGTCCCTTTTCTCTATCATATCCATACCTATACAAATACTAAACACAGTGGTATCACTCCCCATTCCACTCCCCATTCCACTCCCTTTCCATTTCCTCTCCCCttatcaacctcccctcagATCAgcgccaaccccccaaaatcccTCTCATCAATCGGTTTATACCTCTccgccaaaacctcctccacactcctctccaaccgcctctccctcttcgcctGGTCAAACCTCTCCGCCAGCGCCCTCTCAATCTCACTCACACCCTCCAACTTAGCCTCAAGCTtcccctccagcttctcctccgccaagTAAAcctttgcctttgcctttccataaacctccttccccttctccaccgtcctctcaacaacctcaccaatctttttttctgctcTAAAAAGTCCCTTCTCAGCCGTCTGCCATCCTTCTCTGCTTGCGTCTGCTACTCGctccttgatggcgggggcATTATGCGCCAGGTCGAcgacggcggaggaggcggttgatTCGATAGCGGGGGAGTGGGACTGGGCCCAGTTTACTGCGGCGATGACCTCTGAGTTCCAGCGGGACT
Proteins encoded in this window:
- a CDS encoding hypothetical protein (EggNog:ENOG503P7QY; COG:S) — translated: MGFIAGFACSPFPPSPFLPFPFISNQSHNKQTGGLTLTLSLTYLALHTHRRNREVQSTLLRSQSHTLDTLNPLSSSTLPPRKSSYITTDGTHTYIPRQTLASTTTSFLEEAKSRWNSEVIAAVNWAQSHSPAIESTASSAVVDLAHNAPAIKERVADASREGWQTAEKGLFRAEKKIGEVVERTVEKGKEVYGKAKAKVYLAEEKLEGKLEAKLEGVSEIERALAERFDQAKRERRLERSVEEVLAERYKPIDERDFGGLALI